Proteins encoded by one window of Engraulis encrasicolus isolate BLACKSEA-1 chromosome 23, IST_EnEncr_1.0, whole genome shotgun sequence:
- the LOC134440646 gene encoding protocadherin alpha-4-like, protein MAGRFGYTVEVCGVILFSLFVHVYGQISYSVLEEVTKGTFVGNIAKDINLNVQEMQSRMFHMVFPSGRTYFDVNFKTGALFVNERLDREELCPSSSQCSIALEAIVNNPLQLYRVAVNILDVNDNSPSFHVKSKIFNISELAYVGDRFQLPRASDPDVGSNSVKNYKLNPNEHFSLEGEQSVSAELVLQKALDREKQSKIPLVLTALDGGKPPRSGTLQIVVNVQDANDNAPSFNKSLYKVRVVENAPHGTVIIKLNATDIDEGTNAEIAYALINQDGNDKSGSVFGIDRDTGEIKVQGPLDFEETSAFEIHIQAKDKGAAPRSTHCKVLVEVIDINDNPPDISLTSLVNTLNENSSKGTTVALITISDKDSGKYGNVHAEISGTGPFKLLSNYKNYYSVVVDDVLDREQIAKYNVTVIASDEGTPPMSSTSLFTVLVSDVNDNAPSFQEPVINVYVKENSPKDQTMYTVSAIDPDSDENARLTYSLLDSSVNNMPVSTFVNINSDTGDIYSMQSFNYEELKTFQFKVKATDSGNPPLNSNVTVKVFVMDENDNNPVILPPYSEQGSVNTENIPYTADASSFVAKIRAVDADSGYNALLSYHISEPKGNNLFRIGTSSGEIRTKRRMSDNDLKAHPLVVVVSDNGEPALSATVSIDVVVENTGEVKTPFRRMPIANDTFSDLNLYLLIAIAAVSVIFLLSLISLIAVKCHKTDSSLSGYNPPMITTHPDGTWSYSKSTQQYDVCFSSDTLKSDMVVFPAPFPPVDAELISINEGDTYDRTQTLPSREKVNTPYFTVQCH, encoded by the coding sequence ATGGCGGGACGATTTGGATATACGGTGGAAGTTTGCGGGGTGATTTTATTCAGCCTTTTTGTTCACGTCTACGGACAGATTTCTTATTCCGTCTTAGAGGAGGTGACCAAAGGAACGTTTGTTGGAAACATTGCCAAGGATATTAATCTAAACGTGCAGGAGATGCAATCACGGATGTTTCATATGGTATTCCCCTCCGGACGAACGTATTTTGATGTAAATTTTAAGACAGGTGcattgtttgtgaacgaaaggctcGACAGAGAGGAGCTTTGTCCTAGCTCTTCGCAATGCTCGATTGCGTTAGAAGCCATTGTGAATAACCCTTTGCAGTTGTATCGAGTTGCTGTTAATATTTTAGATGTAAACGATAATTCTCCATCTTTTCATGTAAAATCAAAGATATTCAATATATCCGAGTTAGCATATGTAGGCGACCGATTCCAGTTACCCCGAGCTTCAGATCCTGATGTCGGGAGTAATTCGGTGAAAAACTACAAACTCAACCCCAATGAGCATTTCTCCCTGGAAGGAGAGCAGAGTGTATCTGCCGAGCTAGTTTTACAAAAGGCGTTAGACCGCGAGAAACAGTCAAAAATCCCACTTGTACTTACGGCTTTGGATGGTGGGAAGCCTCCACGATCGGGTACATTGCAGATTGTAGTCAATGTGCAAGATGCCAACGACAACGCGCCGTCTTTTAATAAGTCTTTGTATAAAGTCCGGGTGGTTGAAAATGCACCTCACGGAACCGTTATTATAAAATTAAACGCAACAGATATCGACGAGGGCACAAATGCTGAAATAGCGTATGCTTTGATCAACCAAGATGGCAATGACAAGTCAGGTAGCGTGTTTGGCATTGACCGGGATACAGGAGAAATTAAGGTACAAGGACCGCTGGATTTTGAGGAAACCAGTGCATTTGAGATTCATATACAGGCGAAGGACAAGGGTGCCGCACCTCGCTCTACTCACTGCAAAGTACTAGTGGAAGTGATTGATATAAATGATAACCCTCCCGATATATCTCTTACATCATTAGTAAACACGCTTAATGAAAATTCCAGTAAAGGCACAACTGTGGCATTAATAACCATATCTGATAAAGACTCGGGAAAATACGGAAATGTGCATGCAGAAATATCTGGCACAGGGCCTTTTAAGTTACTGTCAAACTACAAAAACTATTACTCAGTCGTTGTCGACGACGTTTTGGATAGAGAACAAATAGCCAAATATAATGTAACTGTCATTGCCAGTGACGAGGGGACCCCTCCCATGTCAAGTACAAGTCTATTCACTGTTCTCGTGTCAGATGTAAATGACAACGCACCTAGTTTTCAAGAgcctgtaatcaatgtgtatgtGAAAGAAAACAGCCCTAAAGATCAGACCATGTACACAGTATCAGCAATTGACCCAGACTCTGATGAAAATGCAAGACTAACCTATTCTCTACTAGACTCCTCTGTTAACAACATGCCAGTATCAACATTTGTGAATATTAACTCTGACACTGGGGATATATACAGCATGCAATCCTTTAATTATGAAGAACTGAAAACGTTTCAGTTTAAAGTTAAGGCTACAGACTCGGGCAACCCTCCTCTGAATAGTAACGTAACCGTTAAGGTGTTTGTCATGGATGAGAATGACAACAATCCAGTCATCCTCCCTCCCTATTCGGAGCAAGGATCTGTTAACACTGAAAACATTCCTTACACAGCCGATGCCTCATCCTTTGTGGCCAAAATCAGGGCTGTGGACGCAGACTCTGGATATAACGCCCTTCTCTCCTATCACATTTCTGAGCCCAAAGGGAATAACCTCTTCCGAATCGGAACCAGCAGTGGGGAGATCAGGACCAAAAGGCGCATGAGTGACAATGATTTGAAAGCTCACCCTCTGGTAGTGGTGGTGTCTGATAATGGGGAGCCAGCACTCTCagccactgtgtccattgacgtGGTGGTGGAGAACACAGGAGAGGTGAAGACTCCATTCAGGCGCATGCCAATAGCAAATGACACCTTCTCGGATTTAAACCTGTATTTACTCATTGCCATTGCTGCAGTGTCTGTGATATTTCTACTGAGTCTGATCAGCTTGATAGCTGTGAAATGTCATAAAACAGACAGCAGTCTCAGTGGCTACAATCCCCCAATGATCACCACACATCCTGATGGAACCTGGTCTTACTCCAAATCTACTCAGCAGTATGACGTCTGCTTTAGCTCAGACACTCTCAAGAGTGACATGGTAGTCTTCCCTGCGCCATTCCCCCCAGTCGATGCAGAGCTGATCAGTATTAATGAGGGGGACACTTATGACAGGACACAGACACTCCCAAGTAGAGAAAAGGTAAACACACCTTATTTTACAGTACAGTGTCATTAA
- the LOC134439558 gene encoding protocadherin alpha-C2-like isoform X5, translated as MAVAGQCSNTIEYVPLCFYLGLVLLSDLTNAQIRYSIPEEQDPGALVGDIVRDLGLELRKLSTRRIRISSDNRRYFNIDHKNGKLYVSDRIDRETLCDYSGSCLLNLEVVLENPAEVHNVEVEILDANDNSPLFPRDEYQLEISESAPAGSRFPIEGAQDTDDGSNSVRLYRLSPNEHLALESNKPPPNGKHIELVLKKPLDRELTPSHHLLLTAVDGGAPPRTGTAKINVRVLDTNDNPPVFDSSVYKVKLKENSPLGALVIKLNATDRDEGTNGEVYYSFSSYTPERVRQMFTMDADSGEIRVQRNVDFEETSTHEMYIQAMDRGPAAVAVHCKVVVEVLDVNDNPPEIVLSSLSSPVREDARADHVVALIGVTDRDSGQNKHVTLDIIPPDLPFKIKSFRNHYTLVTSAFLDRETIPFYNVTITATDSGTPSLSSQMVVRVDVADVNDNPPRFAQPSYTVYVTENNAPSTPLCVVKATDPDAGENARITYTVLNDNNHGISVASYVSVKADTGQVYALRSFDFEKLREFHFQVKAQDNGVPPLSRVATVYIYVMDQNDHTPFFAHPSSNITHHSPGLAETVLRNAEAGVLITRLVAWDGDAGQNAWLLYSLEHPQDLDLFKVHEHTGEIRTTRRVVEDNSTLFSLLVRVRDHGTPPRSTTATVHVAVMELPPKVTPDPKRIVRPHGTLMFSNVTLYLIIALSATTFVFLVTIVVLAIVKCHEYCSQPGACSCSACCGGKKKPPKEGGGGGGGGGGGGGGGGSGGGGGSGGGSGGGGASGGTQQQVAVGNQVALRRDLKGEPHYIEVRGNGSLTKTYCYKTCLTATSGSDTFMFYNMGGRPISGTWGSHFTGHSSTQFVRRLSMPDATAIQPKPPNSDWRYSASLRAGMQSSQVVSHMEESSVMQGAQGVLVQNWPTVSSAADPEGGEVSPPVGAGVDSNSWHFRYGPQGPQALKPGEMPPEAFIIPGSPAIISIRQGKDTDDNGDFITFGKKEEAKKKKKKKKEKKDKREKGKDDDD; from the exons ATGGCTGTTGCGGGGCAATGTAGCAACACAATCGAGTACGTGCCTCTTTGTTTTTATTTGGGTTTAGTTTTACTAAGTGACCTTACAAATGCACAAATTCGCTATTCCATTCCAGAGGAGCAGGATCCGGGAGCTCTCGTCGGTGACATTGTGAGAGATTTGGGACTGGAGCTGAGAAAGCTCTCCACACGCAGGATCCGTATCTCCTCCGATAACAGGAGGTATTTTAATATTGATCACAAAAACGGGAAACTATACGTGAGTGACAGAATCGACCGAGAGACTCTGTGCGATTACAGCGGCTCCTGCCTTCTCAACCTCGAAGTGGTCCTTGAAAACCCTGCCGAGGTGCACAACGTGGAGGTGGAGATTTTGGACGCTAATGACAACTCACCGTTATTCCCTCGGGACGAGTACCAGCTGGAGATATCGGAGTCCGCGCCCGCAGGGTCCCGTTTCCCCATCGAGGGCGCGCAGGACACGGACGACGGCTCCAATTCCGTGCGCCTGTATCGCCTCAGCCCAAACGAGCATCTCGCGCTCGAGTCAAACAAGCCCCCGCCTAACGGAAAGCACATCGAACTGGTTCTGAAAAAGCCACTGGACCGGGAGCTGACGCCCTCTCATCACCTCCTTTTGACAGCCGTCGACGGAGGCGCCCCGCCGCGCACAGGCACAGCAAAAATCAACGTGCGTGTTTTGGACACCAATGACAACCCACCTGTGTTCGACAGCTCTGTTTACAAAGTCAAACTAAAGGAGAACTCGCCCCTGGGCGCCTTAGTGATCAAACTTAACGCCACAGACCGAGATGAGGGCACAAATGGCGAGGTCTACTACTCCTTTAGCAGTTACACTCCAGAGAGAGTCCGCCAAATGTTCACAATGGACGCGGACAGTGGCGAGATTCGAGTTCAGAGGAATGTGGACTTTGAGGAGACCAGCACACATGAAATGTACATCCAGGCCATGGACAGGGGCCCGGCAGCCGTGGCCGTCCACTGCAAGGTGGTGGTTGAGGTGCTGGATGTCAACGACAATCCCCCTGAGATCGTCCTGTCCTCGCTGTCCAGTCCTGTGAGAGAGGACGCCCGGGCGGACCACGTGGTGGCTCTGATCGGTGTCACCGACCGTGACTCGGGTCAAAACAAGCACGTGACCCTGGACATCATCCCGCCCGACCTCCCCTTCAAGATCAAGTCATTCCGCAACCACTACACCCTGGTGACGTCCGCCTTCCTGGACCGAGAGACCATCCCGTTCTACAACGTGACCATCACGGCCACCGACAGTGgcaccccttccctctcctcccaaaTGGTTGTCCGCGTCGACGTGGCAGACGTGAATGACAACCCGCCACGCTTCGCTCAGCCCTCGTACACTGTCTACGTCACCGAGAACAACGCGCCCAGCACGCCACTCTGCGTGGTCAAAGCCACCGACCCGGACGCGGGAGAAAACGCCCGCATCACCTACACGGTCCTGAACGACAACAACCACGGCATCTCAGTGGCATCCTACGTCTCCGTCAAGGCTGACACGGGCCAGGTCTACGCCCTGCGCTCCTTCGACTTCGAGAAGCTGCGCGAGTTCCACTTCCAGGTCAAAGCCCAGGACAATGGCGTCCCGCCTCTCAGCCGCGTGGCCACCGTGTATATATACGTCATGGACCAGAACGATCACACGCCGTTCTTCGCTCACCCGTCATCTAACATCACGCACCACTCACCAGGACTCGCGGAGACCGTCCTCCGAAACGCGGAGGCCGGGGTCCTCATCACCCGGCTGGTGGCCTGGGACGGTGACGCCGGCCAGAATGCATGGTTGCTCTACAGCCTTGAACACCCACAAGACCTGGACCTTTTCAAAGTCCACGAACACACGGGTGAGATCCGCACTACGCGGCGTGTTGTGGAGGACAACTCCACCTTATTCAGCCTGCTGGTGCGTGTACGGGACCATGGCACGCCGCCAcgctccaccaccgccaccgtcCACGTGGCCGTCATGGAGCTGCCGCCCAAGGTCACCCCGGACCCCAAGCGCATTGTCCGGCCGCACGGCACGCTCATGTTCTCCAACGTCACCCTGTACCTGATCATCGCCCTGAGCGCCACCACCTTCGTGTTCCTGGTCACCATAGTCGTGCTGGCCATCGTCAAGTGCCACGAGTACTGCAGCCAGCCGGGCGCCTGCTCCTGCTCTGCATGCTGTGGGGGCAAGAAGAAACCACCcaaggagggtggaggtggtggtggaggtggcggtggaggtggcggtggtggtggttccggaggtggtggtggttctgGTGGTGGATCAGGTGGCGGAGGAGCCAGTGGGGGTACCCAGCAACAGGTGGCAGTCGGTAACCAAGTGGCCCTGCGCAGGGACCTAAAAGGCGAACCGCACTACATCGAGGTCCGGGGCAACGGCTCGCTCACCAAGACCTACTGCTACAAGACCTGCCTGACGGCCACGTCCGGCAGCGACACCTTCATGTTCTACAACATGGGGGGCCGGCCCATCAGCGGCACGTGGGGCTCGCACTTCACGGGCCACAGCAGCACGCAGTTCGTGCGGAGGCTCAGCATGCCCGACGCCACTGCCATCCAG CCTAAACCACCCAATTCAGACTGGAGATACTCAGCCTCCCTGAGAGCAGGAATGCAAAG ctcgcAGGTTGTCTCGCATATGGAGGAGTCTTCGGTGATGCAAGGAGCCCAGGGGGTCCTGGTCCAGAATTGGCCGACCGTGTCCAGTGCCGCCG
- the LOC134440643 gene encoding protocadherin alpha-8-like — protein sequence MAIIHVSGKGCRLWILFSVFLLWSTTSGQIVFSVSEEASPGTTVGNVAKEFNLDVKDLEQRGFQIVSGPNQRYFDVNTKTGILLVKERIDRDEICGQTSKCSLSLEAMVNSPRNVYRFEVNILDVNDNSPMFRSAVREVNVSELALPGERFTLPSAFDADVGSNSVKSYKLSPSDYFTLESEGGQGVSAELVLQKAIDREKQSVIHLTLTAVDGGKPPRTGTLQITVNVEDINDNIPVFSKSLYKAQVSENAPFGTSVVTVHASDADEGQNAEVVYSFINHDNDIKIDNFAIDSETGLITVNGDLDYEANNAVEIRVQAKDKGHRPRQAHCKVLVEIIDINDNVPEISVTSLVNTVKEDAPVDTVVGTITASDGDAGKNGEAKLKILGSVPFKIQNSYKNYYALLVNGPLDREDVSHYNITITATDEGAPPLSSSSVITVHISDVNDNAPRFPEPVIKVYVKENGQTGAVVYTVSAFDPDVEDNAKLSYSLIEESTKGPPVSSMVNINADSGDIYALQSFNFEDIKMFQFRIKVTDSGVPPLCSNATVHVFVLDENDNSPSILPPYSEHGSVNSENIPYNAEAAYFVAKIRAIDADSGYNALLSYHISEPKGNNLFRIGTSSGEIRTKRRMSDNDLKTHPLVIVVSDHGEPSLSATVSIDVVVAETTGETRTTFRHLPINDDKFSDLNLYLLIAIIGVSVIFLLSLISLIAVKCHKSESSLSGYNPPMITTHPDGTWSYSKSTQQYDVCFSSDTLKSDMVVFPAPFPPADAELISINGGDTFTRTQTLPNCEKVSEVRISHMPCFVWMDSCKHECVGKWLNVESDVRLHMATVHGAEIVCLLLVMVVLLMSRFE from the coding sequence ATGGCCATTATTCACGTTTCAGGAAAAGGATGTCGTTTGTGGATACTATTCTCCGTGTTTCTATTGTGGAGTACAACGTCCGGACAGATTGTCTTTTCCGTCTCGGAAGAAGCGAGTCCGGGCACTACTGTTGGAAATGTGGCAAAGGAATTTAATCTGGATGTAAAGGACCTTGAGCAACGAGGATTTCAAATTGTGTCTGGACCTAATCAGAGGTATTTCGATGTAAACACAAAGACTGGTATCCTTCTTGTCAAGGAAAGAATAGACAGGGACGAGATATGTGGGCAGACTAGTAAGTGTTCTTTGTCATTAGAGGCTATGGTAAATTCCCCGCGAAATGTCTACAGATTTGAGGTGAATATATTAGATGTAAATGACAATTCACCCATGTTCCGCTCCGCTGTGAGAGAAGTGAATGTTTCCGAGCTAGCTTTACCGGGAGAGAGATTCACTCTTCCCAGTGCATTTGATGCGGATGTGGGCAGTAACTCGGTGAAGAGCTACAAGCTAAGCCCTAGTGACTATTTTACCCTGGAAAGCGAAGGGGGGCAGGGAGTGTCTGCTGAATTAGTTCTTCAAAAagcgatagacagagagaaacagtcgGTGATACATCTTACTCTTACTGCTGTCGATGGGGGTAAACCTCCTCGGACGGGGACACTGCAAATAACTGTAAATGTTGAAGACATTAACGATAACATTCCAGTGTTCTCTAAGTCCCTTTATAAGGCCCAAGTGTCTGAAAATGCACCGTTTGGCACGTCTGTTGTTACAGTTCATGCCAGCGATGCTGACGAGGGTCAAAATGCTGAAGTAGTTTACTCATTTATCAATCATGATAACGACATCAAAATAGACAATTTCGCCATTGACTCTGAAACCGGTCTCATCACTGTAAACGGTGATTTGGATTATGAAGCAAACAATGCTGTAGAAATTCGAGTTCAGGCGAAAGACAAGGGGCACAGACCGAGGCAAGCGCACTGCAAAGTGCTTGTGGAAATCATAGACATTAACGATAATGTGCCCGAAATATCCGTTACCTCTTTGGTGAACACGGTGAAGGAGGATGCTCCTGTCGACACTGTTGTGGGCACTATCACAGCATCAGACGGAGATGCCGGTAAAAACGGAGAGGCGAAGCTTAAAATCCTCGGGTCTGTTCCCTTCAAAATACAAAACTCGTATAAGAATTATTATGCGCTGCTTGTTAACGGCCCCTTGGATAGAGAGGACGTGTCGCATTATAACATTACTATCACTGCTACTGATGAGGGagctccccctctctccagcaGTAGTGTTATCACGGTGCACATTTCAGATGTAAATGACAACGCACCACGGTTTCCGGAGCCCGTAATTAAAGTGTACGTGAAAGAGAATGGTCAGACAGGCGCGGTGGTATACACAGTGTCTGCTTTTGATCCAGATGTGGAAGATAATGCAAAATTATCCTACTCGTTGATAGAGGAATCGACAAAAGGTCCCCCGGTGTCATCGATGGTGAACATAAACGCAGATAGCGGAGATATATATGCGCTACAGTCTTTTAATTTTGAGGATATTAAAATGTTTCAATTCAGAATTAAGGTGACAGACTCGGGAGTGCCCCCTCTTTGCAGCAACGCTACCGTTCATGTCTTTGTTCTGGATGAGAATGATAACAGCCCCTCGATTCTGCCCCCTTATTCTGAACACGGCTCTGTGAACTCTGAAAACATCCCATACAATGCCGAGGCTGCATACTTTGTGGCCAAAATCCGAGCCATAGACGCAGACTCTGGATATAACGCGCTGCTTTCTTACCACATCTCTGAGCCCAAAGGAAATAATCTCTTCCGAATCGGAACCAGCAGTGGTGAGATCAGGACTAAGAGGAGGATGAGTGACAATGACTTGAAAACTCACCCTCTGGTCATTGTGGTGTCTGATCATGGTGAGCCCTCTCTGTCTGCTACTGTTTCTATTGATGTTGTGGTCGCTGAGACCACGGGAGAAACTCGCACTACTTTTAGACATCTCCCCATCAACGATGACAAGTTTTCTGATTTAAATTTGTATTTACTCATCGCCATTATTGGCGTGTCAGTCATCTTTCTACTGAGTCTAATCAGCTTGATAGCTGTGAAATGTCATAAATCAGAGAGCAGTCTCAGTGGCTACAACCCCCCAATGATCACCACACATCCTGATGGAACCTGGTCTTACTCCAAATCTACACAGCAGTATGACGTCTGCTTTAGCTCAGACACACTGAAGAGTGACATGGTAGTTTTCCCAGCACCGTTTCCGCCTGCTGACGCAGAACTGATAAGCATCAACGGAGGGGATACCTTCACTAGGACACAAACCCTGCCCAATTGCGAGAAGGTAAGCGAAGTAAGGATTAGCCACATGCCATGTTTTGTATGGATGGATAGTTGTAAACACGAGTGTGTTGGCAAATGGCTGAATGTTGAAAGTGACGTTCGCCTACACATGgcaactgtccatggtgctgaaattgtcTGTCTTCTGCTGGTCATGGTTGTGCTGCTGATGTCTCGTTTTGAATAA